GAAAAATCACTTGAACGATTTGTAGATAATTGGATGGTTGTACCAAGAGCAATTCAAAAAATGATCATGCTTGAAAATGATGATACTTCATTTACAGTTGATGATACACTATATTTATGTGAAAAACTAAATATTCCACTCGTCTTCGATTATCACCATCACCTCGCACACCATCAGCAAGAAAGTTGGCAAATGAACTGGCAACGTATTGTGAATACTTGGGAAACATCACCACTCCCAATTAAAATGCATATTTCAAGTCCGAAAAGCGAAACAGCTTTTAGGCATCATGCAGATTATATTGACCTATCAATGTTCATGCGTTTTTTGAATGAGATAAAAGGTAGCATTCCGCAAATTGATTGTATGATTGAAGCGAAAAGAAAGGACGAAGCATTGTTTACAATTATGGAACAGTTAAAGATGGTAGAACAAATTGAAATAATTGATGGTTCTACATTTTACATGAAATAACAGCGCTCTTTCTTATAGTTTGTTGTTTTTCTTGCTTAAATTTGAATTAGGTATCTTGATGATATAAATCTTTATAATCATTAGAGAAGAAAAGATTACTCAAAACGTTAGCAATATGCGTATTGGAATCTTATTATGAAAAGCAGCAAATAAGTAAAAACAGCCAATAACAAATAGCTACAGCATTAGACCTACTATATGTGATGATAGAGGTCTATTTTTTTACTTACAACGATTGAACAGACCCTAGATACTTTAGATAAGAAAACTAACTTTACTATAAAAACATTATGTAAACAAGATGCTAACCATCTTCATTTTAAACATAATACAAAGACGAGTGGTGATCATTTTGCATGTATTTCGTCGTATATACTTCATTTATAAATCAAATTTTAAAATAAAAACTCATAAAAAACTGTTTTCCCTTTGAGTATATTTATCGTACTTTGAACAACTAGCTTTTATTGCAACATAGGTAAAAAAATTGAAACAATGTGTTATACAGTCTCCAAACTAGCCTAGTGCATATTGAGACAGCTTTTCGGTCATGATAAGTATGGTAGGAGTTTGGTTTGTTTGGAGGTATATTTATGCTTAACAATGATTATGAAATTAAATTAATTTATGAAGCAAATGATGCAGAAATAGACGAGAGAAATAAAAGAGTTATTGAAAGTAAGAAACAAGTGCCTTTTAAATCTAGAAAGAACAAGCGTCGACAAGTTTAAGGTAGCTTGCTTTCAAGCAAAATAATTTGACTCAGATGGAGGATGAAACATCTGAGTTCGTTTTTACTATCTATTTAAGGATCTAATAAAGAATATGTTGTTTATTGTAGTTCTTAAAAAAATAAAAAAATAATGTTATAAGGGCGTGGAGTATGGTGGAAAATGATTGTCTCATTATTGGAGGAGGAATAGCAGGACTTCAAGCAGCAATCCAACTAGGTAGATATAATCATCGTATTACAGTCATTGACAATAACCAAGGGAGGTCTTCAATATGCCGGTGTTACCATAATATATTGGGCTGGCCTCATGGTGTAAGTGGAGAGAAGCTTCGTCAATTAGGTAAAGAGCATGCGATAGGCTTAGGAGTTTGTTTTATCAAAGACAAAATAGTAGATGTAAGGAAGCAGGATGAGCTATTTGTGTTAATCGGTGAAAAGGGGGACTCATATAAAGCAAAAAGAGTGTTGTTTGCAACAGGTATTGTTGAACGGTTCCCCAACATTCCTAAACTTGTACCATGTTTAGGGTTAACGGTTTATGTGTGTCCGGATTGTGATGGATACGAAGTGACAAATAAAAAGGTTATAGTTATAGGTTCGGGAAATGTTGGAGCATCTCTTGCGATAACACTTACATACTGGTCGGAAAATATTGTCTATGTAAACCATGGCAAAGAAACTATCAAACAATCACTATTGAGCGAGCTAAGTGAACATCATATCACATTAGCTAATGAAAGTATTACGGAGATTATAGTACAAGGGGAAGGTCAGTTTTCAGGAGTTCAATTTGGTAACGGAGAAATCATTATGGCTGATCGAGGCTTTATTGGCTTTGGAGGTAATAAAGTGAACAGTGACTTAGCATACAAGCTAGGAGTAGAACGAATGGAGAATCATCATATCGTCACAAATCATCGCACAAAAGAAACAAGTGTTAAAAATATATGGGCTGCAGGTGACATCACTATACATTCTGAACAAGTAACGCTAGCGATGGGGGAGGGTGCCCAAGCAGCTATTTGGATCCATAAACGTATTTTTGAAGAAAGGTGAATTTTATCTTATTAAACATTATTTAATATAAGTTACTATCCTCCGAACAAATGTTATTTTAGCCTCTTATATGACAAAATGATTGTTGAAGCGATTGGATGATATTAAAACTTGGTGATCATCCCGAGTTAATTCAACAATAACTTCCTCATCTTATTAATTCTCATTTATATAATAAAGACTCATGATATTCATTATTAACTATCCTCATATGTCACAAAACTTCTCTTGAGCTAAAAAAGTTAGGAATCATACACAAATATACAAAATTACCTGATATCTACCAATCTAAAACCACTTATTTTTGTACCGTATATGTTGAATAATAAATAAATTTTTTTCAGTTAGAAAAAAGTGAATCTTTCTTACATATGATGTGTAAAGAGGATAAGTTGCTATTCTAACTCTAAAAAAATTAACTAGGGATTTATCAACGGATACTGATTTTGAAACTCCAAGGGTGAAAAGCTAAGACTTGTATACGTAACAAAAGTTGCATACTTGGTTATTCCTTAATAGGTAAATCACAATCATTGTAAAAGGCT
This Bacillus sp. SM2101 DNA region includes the following protein-coding sequences:
- a CDS encoding NAD(P)/FAD-dependent oxidoreductase, coding for MVENDCLIIGGGIAGLQAAIQLGRYNHRITVIDNNQGRSSICRCYHNILGWPHGVSGEKLRQLGKEHAIGLGVCFIKDKIVDVRKQDELFVLIGEKGDSYKAKRVLFATGIVERFPNIPKLVPCLGLTVYVCPDCDGYEVTNKKVIVIGSGNVGASLAITLTYWSENIVYVNHGKETIKQSLLSELSEHHITLANESITEIIVQGEGQFSGVQFGNGEIIMADRGFIGFGGNKVNSDLAYKLGVERMENHHIVTNHRTKETSVKNIWAAGDITIHSEQVTLAMGEGAQAAIWIHKRIFEER